Sequence from the Sphingobacteriaceae bacterium GW460-11-11-14-LB5 genome:
TTTAACCAGCTTATTGCACACCTCGAGAAATATAGCTCACTTACCAATAACGACGTAGAATCTATACTGGGTGCAAAAGCAGCCGGTGTAGTAAAAAAAGATGTAGAACAACCTACCGGAGGTGGCGGAGAAGTAATTGTTTTTGGCACAAACGGACTTTTGGTTAAGGCAAGAACTGCCAATCAGCGCAAAATGGTGAGCAGTATTGCTAAAAATGACATCCTGTTTGCTATTGGCCCTGCCGGAACAGGAAAAACATATACCGCCGTAGCTTTGGCGGTTAGGGCATTAAAGAATAAAGAAATTAAACGCATCATTTTAACCCGTCCGGCGGTTGAAGCAGGGGAGAACCTGGGGTTCTTACCCGGCGACTTAAAGGAAAAAATCGATCCATATTTACGCCCGCTTTACGATGCTTTGGACGATATGATCCCTGCGGAAAAATTGAAATTCTACATCGAAAACCGTACAATAGAAATTGCACCACTGGCCTTTATGCGCGGTCGTACCTTAGATAATTGTTTTGTGATTTTAGATGAGGCCCAAAACGCCACCGATATGCAGTTAAAAATGTTTTTAACCCGTATGGGACCAACAGCTAAATTTATCGTTACAGGTGATGTTACACAGATCGATTTACCTAAAAAACAGATGTCGGGTTTATTTAATGGCTTAAGGATTTTAGAAGATATTAAAGGAATCGATATTATTTACTTAAGCGGGGAAGATGTGGTCAGACATAAATTGGTGAAAGATATCTTGAAAGCTTACGGCGATATTCAGTAAGTCGGAGGTCAGAAAGTCAGGGGTCCGAAGTTTAGGTCTTACAACAGAACTACTTCGGACTTTTGTTTTTTACACTTTATCATCCGACTCCGGTCTTCGGACTTTCGGACTTTTTTCCTATTTTTATCCCCTCATGAAAGCACTAAAAGAAACTCATTTCAATTTCCCAAATCAAAGTAATTTTTACAAAGGTAAAGTTCGCGATGTATACACAATAGCCGATCAGTTTATGGTAATGGTGGTATCAGATCGTATTTCTGCTTTTGATGTCGTATTACCTGAAGCTATTCCATTTAAAGGACAGGTATTGAACCAGATTGCAGCTAAATTTTTAGCCGCTACGCAGGATATCGTTCCAAACTGGGTTTTAGACATTCTAGATCCAATGGTTACCATTGGCCGTATCTGCGAGCCGTTTAAAGTAGAAATGGTAATCAGAGGTTACTTAGCTGGTCATGCCTGGCGCGAATACAGTGCTGGTAAACGTTCTGTTTGTGGCGTTTCTTTGCCTGATGGATTGAAAGAAAACGACAAATTGCCTCAGCCAATTATTACCCCAACGACAAAAGCTTCGGTAGGGCATGATGAAGATATTTCGAAAGAAGATATTTTAGCCAAAGGAATTGTTTCTATAACCGATTACGAAAAGTTAGAAGCGTATACTTATGCCTTATACCAAAGAGGAACTGAAATTGCAGCAAAAAGCGGATTAATTTTAGTAGACACTAAATACGAGTTCGGCTCAGCCGATGGTGTAATCTATTTAATCGACGAAATTCATACACCAGATTCTTCACGTTATTTTTATGCTGAGGGATATCAGGATCGCCAAAATGCAGATGAGCCACAAAAACAGCTTTCAAAAGAATTTGTCAGAAAATGGTTAATTGAAAATGGTTTTCAGGGAAAAGATGGACAAGTGATTCCGGAAATGACCCCAGAAATTGTAAATTCAATTTCAGAACGTTACATCGAACTTTACGAACAAATTGTAGGAGAGACCTTTATAAAAGCTGATGCTGATGCCATTTCCAGCCGTATTGAAGCCAATGTTTTAAAGGCTTTGGAAACACTTTAAATTCGAAAGAAATTTATACATTAGTAAAATAAAGATTAGAGAGATGAAATTTTCAGTAGATAAACACGATAAATATGTAACCTTAAAGTTAGAAGAACTTAAGTTTACAAACGATAATGCTCCAGGTTTGAAATCAGAATTCTATTTGCTAAACGCAGAAGGATTTAAAAATATAATTGTTGATTTAAGTCATGTTACAGAGTGCAGTGATGCACAGGATTTAAGCTGCTTATTGGTTGGCGATAGGCTTTGCAAATCGGCAGGTGGATTATTTATTGTAACCGGAATTAATGACGAGCTGGCATCAATTATCGAATTATCAAACATATTTCAATCTGTAACGTTTGTTAATACTATAGACGAAGCAACTGATTTTATCTTTATGGATGAATTGGAAAAAGAGTTTAGAGGCGCTAAATAACAAAGTATTTAAATAACATTCTGGCCTCGTAGTTTTTAAAAATCTACGAGGCTTTTTATATCTGATCATGATGAAATTTGAAGTTACAATTTTAGGAAGCAGTTCTGCAACTCCTGTATTTAACAGGAATCCCTCGGCACAGCTTTTAAATTGTAATGAAAAATATTACCTGATCGATTGCGGTGAAGGTACACAGCAACAACTGGCCAAGTACAATCTTAAAGCTGCCCGCATCGATTATATTTTTATCAGCCACTTACATGGCGATCACTACTTCGGTTTAATCGGTTTGCTATCCAGTTTGCATTTAAACGGCAGGATAAAACCCATGCAGATATTTGGCCCCAAACCTTTATTAGAAATTTTAGAGATCCAGTTCAAATATTCGGATACGGTGCTGAGGTATTCCATCGAGTTTTTCCCAATCGAAGCCGATCAGTCTACACAGATATTTGAAAACAGTGATTTAACCGTTAAAACAATTGTTTTAAATCACCGTATTCCTACTACAGGCTTTATCTTTCAGCAAAAGAAACGCCAGCGCAAACTGATAAAAGAGAAGACTGATGAAGTGCCTATGGCTTATTATACGGCCTTAAAAAAAGGAATAGACGTTACACTTCCAAATGGCGAGATTTTACGCAGTGAAGATTATACAACCGAGGCAGATGCGCCACGTTCTTATGCCTATTGCTCTGACACCTTGTTCGATGAAAGTTACTTTGCGACCATAAAAGATTGTGATACGCTGTACCACGAAGCGACCTTTATGCACGACTTGCTGGATCGTGCTAAAGAAACACATCACACCACCGCTTTACAGGCAGCAGAAGTAGCAAAAATTAATGGGGCAAAGAAATTACTCATCGGCCATTTTTCTTCGCGTTACAAAACTTTACAAATGCTTTTGGAAGAAGCACAATCTGTTTTTGAAAATACAGAGCTTGCGGTAGAGGGCAGAACTTTTCAGCTTTAGGAATTTTATCCTTTTTTTATCACAGAGCGAACGGAGGAATACGCAAAGAAGCACAGCGTTGGGCGCAAAATAATTGTTAATACAATCTGCGCCTATCTTCTTAAATCTGCGGGAACCTATAGCAGAAATTTTTCCCGCGGATAACGCAGATTATCGCAGAATTAATTCCATCCATTTTATTTTGTTTAAAGATCCTTCATTGTATTCAGGATGACAAAAAAATAAGCCATTCAATTTTCCGTGCCATCTGTGCTTCCGTCGTAAAAAATAGGCACATAAAACTACAACCATAAAAAAAGCCTTACAATTTAAAAACTGTAAGGCTTTCGAATTTATAAAAATCAATTACTTGTCTTTTTTGTTGCCACCACCAAATACTGAGAAGTGTACATAACGCTTCGGATTGGCTTTTAAATCGATCATTAATTCATCCAGGTTTTTTGAAGCATTATTTAAATTCTGATACATTTTATCATCGTTTAATAATAATCCTAAACTGCCTTTCCCATCTTTAATTCCAGAAATTACACTTTGTAAATCAGCAATGGCATTGTTTGCATTATCTAAGGTTTGTTTAAAGTTAGCGGCTGCAAACTTATCGGTAACCGTATTAATATTGGTTAAAATATCACTGATTTTTTGATTATTGTTATTTAAGTTAGCGGTAATGCCTTCAACGTTTTTGAAAATGGCTTCAATACGTGCACTTTCCGAACCAACTAAACCATCAACTTTTTTAGAAGTTGTTTCTAAAGAAGCCAATGTACCGGCAATACTGTTAAAGCTTTTATCAACGTTTTTCTGAAAGTTAGGATTCAGGATAGAATTTACACTACTTAAAATAGAGTCCATTTTACCAATAATTAATTCTGCTTTCTTCTGAACTGGTTGTACTTGCTCCATTAAGCCTTTTTCTACATTCGCATTTAAAGTATAACCATCTTCTGCCATTTTTTTTGAGTTACCTAACGACATAACAATGGCCTTGCTACCTAAAAGGTCGGTGCCTTCAAGGCGGGCAATACTATTTTCAGGAATTTCATATTTGCTGTTTACACTTAAGGTGGCGAGAATACTACCGTCTGGTTGTAGTTCCAATTTGGCCACACGGCCAATCTGATAACCATTAATCAGGATAGGTTTCGACACTGATAAACCATCAACCCTGGTATATTTTGCGTATAATGTAGTTTCACTTGAGAAAATTGAATTTCCTTTTAAAAAATTATATCCAATTATTAATAAAGCAATGGCAAATGCAGCTAAAATACCTACTTTGGTTTCGTTCTTAATCTTCATGAGTGTTTTATTTAATGGCTACAAGTACAGAGATATCCTTTCTTCACTTGTTTGAGCGTAATTAATTTTCTTGTGCTAAACCTTATAAATACACAAAGGCTGCACTATTTGTTTGGTATCCGTTTTATATTTTTTCCAAAGTTAAAATAACTATCATTTATAATGCCACTTATTTAACCTCAATATTTTTTTTGTATGTTTTTATTGCTTCCAAAATAGAATTGGCGATCTCGTTTTGTCCATTCTGCGAATTAATATACTTTTCTTCCTCTGTATTCGAGATAAAACCTACTTCAGTTAAAACAGCTGGCATCCCACAGCGCTGCAGCACCAAAACCCCTTGTTCTTTAACACCGCGGCTAAGTCGTTCATCTCTGCTGATATAGCTGTTCTGTATTAATTTGGCAAATTTAATGCTTTTATCTCTGAAGGTATTTTTTAAAAGCGATAAAAGAATAAAACTACTTGGGTTGCTGGGATCATAGCCGTCGTACTTGCTTTTGTAGTTCTTTTCCAGTTTAATATCGGCATTCTCACGAATGGCAGCGTCTTGTTCTTTTAAGCGGTGCGACCCTGCAACCAATGTTTCTACCCCTTTAATATGTTTGTTACCAGGTGGCATCGAATTACAGTGTACGGATATAAAAAGATCTGCATTGGCTTCGTTCGCTATTTCTGCACGCCTGTACAAATCAACATCAATATCGGTTTTACGGGTGAAGATGATTTTAATATCGGGCATTTCCTCTTTTAATAATGCGCCTAATTTTAATGCAACCTTTAACGAAATATCTTTTTCTTTCGAAAAACTGCCAGATGCACCAGGTTTTCTGCCGCCATGACCAGGATCAATAACAATTGTTTTGATTTTATAGCCTTGAGCAGGGGCTTTTTCAGCAACTAGCAACGAAAAGAAAAGTATTGTAATCAGAAGTTTAATCTTCATGCACGAGGAATATTAAAATGATGTTTCAGCTATACGTTTATAATTTTTAATTGCTTTAATAATTCCGTTCACAATTTCACTTTGTCCCTCAGGAGAGTTCATGTAATCTTCTTCATCAGGATTACTCACAAAACCAATTTCGGTTAATACTGCCGGCATAGCTGCACGAGCCAGTACCGCAAGGCTTTTCTCCTGTACACCTCTGTTGATCCGGCCAGCGTTAACATATTCCTGTTGAAGCATTGAAGCAAACTTTAAACTCCTTTCTCTATTGGTTTGTTTCATTAAAGATAACATAATGTCGCTTTCAGGTGTGTTCGCAATAAATCCTTCATAGTTTTTCTGATAGTTCTCTTCCAGAAACATGGAGGCATTCTCCCTTTTAATCACCTCATCCTGCTCACCTAAACGGCCTGTTCCGGATACAAAGGTTTCTGTTCCCCTTGTTGAAGTACTTTTCGAAGTAACGGTTCTATAAACAGGGACTTTTCTGCCCCGGACTTTCTTATAATAATCAACCACTCTCGATACCCTAACCGGCATATCATTTAAGTGAATGGAAATAAATAAATCGGCTTTTGCATTATTTGCGATATTGATCCGCTCATATAAAGGAATAAACACATCCGACTCCCGGGTATAAATCACTTTGATATCTTTCAAACTATCCTGAAGTGCCCGGCCAAGGTTCAATGCCGTTTTAAGGGCCACATCTTTTTCCTTTGAATACACGCCATGGGTGGCACCATCTTTACCACCATGACCAGCATCGATCACAATTGTTTTAATTTTATATTCTTGCGCAAACACCTGATTATCAATTGAATTTGATAACACCAGATAAATAATAATGGTTAAAATGGATTTAAGATACATCAATGGTATATTTTTCACTAATTTTGAACGTTTTTGATTAAACATTTGTGCAAAAATAACATTCAAATACGAATTTGAAACTTCTTAAGAGCTCTATTTTACTAATATCTGTCATTTTATTAACACTTGTTGTTGGTAAAGCTAACGCATTTTCTCATTTTTCATTGCAACAAATCATCCGGCAAGACACAACCAAAAAGGATACGACTAAAAAGACAGGTAAAAATAATAGCAGTATCGACCAGAAAGTAGAATACAAAGCGGAGGATTCGGTAAAAATGAGTGCCGATAAAAGCATTGTCTATTTATATGGAAACGCCAGGGTGGTATATGGTGATTTTGAACTAGATGCGGGTTATATCAAATACGATAAAAAGCAAAATTCTATTTTTGCCCGTGGTGTTAAAGATCCAAAAACGGGTAGGTATACCGGAAAACCAATCTTTAAGTCGGGCGCTGATGGAACAGCCATAGCCGATTCTATTTTTTACAATTCAGAAACAACCCGGGCCAAAGTATATGGCGTTTTCTCTGAACAAGAAGGAGGTTTTTTCTCTGGCGGACAGAGTAAAAAGCAAATAGATGATGAGCTGCACATTAAAAATGTAATGTACAGTACCTGTAATCTGCCACACCCGCACTTTGGATTAATGATTTCTAAAGGGGTGGTAACAGAAAAACAAATCATTACCGGGCCGGTTTATATGATTATCGAAGATATCCCGACATTCCTGGGCCTTCCGTTTGCATTTTTTCCAAAACCCAATAAACGAACATCAGGTGTAATCCTTCCCACACCAGGTGAAGATGCAACCAGAGGTTTTTTCCTGCAAAACGGTGGTTATTACCTGGGATTAAACGATTACTGGGATGCTAAACTTTTAGGATCTATTTATACCAATGGTTCTTATGAAACAAGTTTGCTGAGTAATTACACCAAAAGATATAAATACAACGGTAACATTAATTTAGCGTATTCGAGTTTTAAAGATGGTTTAGAAGGCACCGAGGCATTTAGAAACCCCACCAAAAACTTTAGCATTAACTGGAGCCACAGTCAAAATGCCAACGCCAATCCGGGTACCACATTTAGCGCCAGTGTAAGATTGGTATCGACAGGAAAAAGGGGATACTATAAAAATACGGCGGCAGGTACTACTTACGACATTAATACTATCGCAACCAACTCCACAAGTAGTAGTATCAGTTATGCGAAAGCCTATTCGAATGGGATGAACTTCTCTTTGGCTGCATCAAGTGATCAGACTTTAAGTACCAGGGCTATATCGCTAAGGTTGCCCGAAATGACATTCAACGTACCTACATTTAACCCTTTTCGTCCTAAAGATGCGGTTGGCGAACAAAAATGGTATGAAAAACTTACCATAGGTTATAGCTTACAAGGAACTAACCGAATTGATACTTTTGATAGTTTGTTGTTTCAAAATGATGGTTTAAAACGGTTAAGAAGTGGTTTTTCACATAGTATTCCGGTAAACATGTCGTTTACGGCTTTTAAATCTTATTTAAATTTTAGTATTGGCGGTACTTATAATGAGGTTTGGAATTTCCAGAGTGTAAACAGAAGATATACCCAATTTGCCGATAACACTTATACTTTTAGAGAAGATACCATCAGTGGTTTTAAAAGAGCAGGTAGTTACAGCTTATCAACCAGCATGTCAACCAAAATTTATGGACGAAGAGATTTTAATCCGGCTGGCAAAATCCAGGCATTAAGGCATGTAATCACGCCAAACGTTTCCTTTTCTTACTCTCCCGATTTTACCAAAGCAGGAGCTGGGCCATATAGGGAAGCTTTATACAAAGGCAATCCAATTTTAGTGAATGGAGTACCTTTAAAATATTCTATTTTTGATGGTATGGCACAGCCAGGCTCTTTTGGCGGACCCAATGCATCCATTGGTTTTGGGGTAGATAATACGGTAGAACTAAAAGTGAGGAATAAAAATGATACAACCGGAACGGGTTCAAAAAAGATCCCGATTATTCAGGGTTTGAGTTTTAGCGGCTCTTATAACTTCTTAGCCCCATCTTATAAATTATCTACAATAGGCTTTAGTGGCCGATCGCAGTTTACCGATAAATTAGGGATCAACTACAATGGAACGTTAGATCCATATGCCCTTGCTGCAGATACCATCCCGGGATCTTTGCTGAGGATCAGGCAAGACCGCTATTTCTGGCAGGCAGGTAAATTCCTACCACGTTTAACCAACTTTGGTTTCTCATTCGATTACAGTTTAAACCCAGAGGCATTAAAACGTAAAAACGAAGCCAACGACAAATTAGGCGAAGCTGCGAATAAAAAAGGAATGACTGATATACAGTCAGAGCAATTAGCAGCGATCAGTCGTGATCCGAATGCCTTTGTTGATTTTAACATTCCATGGAATTTCTCGTTCTCTTATAGTTTTCAATATTCTAATGATGGAAACAACAGTACAATTTCGAATACACTAAACTTTAATGGTGATGTTAATTTAACACCAAAGTGGAAAGTTACCTTTAACTCGGGTTACGATTTTAAGAACAATGGTTTAACCCCAATGAATTTAGCGATTTACCGCGATTTACATTGCTGGGATATGAGTGTAAACTGGGTTCCGTATGGTGCTTACAAAAGTTATTCTGTTACCATAAAAGTTAAAGCATCGATATTGCAGGATTTGAAATTGAGCAAAAGACAAGGTTTTTACAGCACATACCAATAAATTTATGCTAGCCGAAATTATTACCATTGGTGATGAGATTCTCATTGGCCAAATCGTTGATACCAATTCTGCCTGGATGGCTAAACAGTTAAATTTAATTGGTGTTTCCGTTAAGCAGATTACTTCAGTTTCTGATGATGAGCAACATATTATTGAAGCGCTCGAACTTGCCGAAAAACGTGCAGATATTATTTTAATTACCGGCGGCTTAGGCCCAACCAAAGATGATATCACCAAAAAAACGTTAGCTAAGTATTTTAATATGGGCTTTCGTAATGATGCCGGTGCACTGGAAATGGTTCGTCAGATTTTTGAAAAATACAATCGCCCTTTATTGGATATCAATATTCAGCAAGCTGATGTTCCCGATGGTTGTGAGGTTATTGTAAACAAAAATGGTACTGCTCCGTGCATGTGGTTTGAACAAAACGACATCATTTTTGTATCGATGCCGGGCGTGCCTTACGAGATGATGTACCTGATGGATGACGAAATTCTACCCAGAATTAAAAGTAGGTTTAAGCTACCGTTTATTGTTCATAAAACTATTCTTACTGCCAATATAGGCGAATCATTTCTGGCCAAAGAGATTGAAGAAATCGAAGACAGTTTACCGGCGCATATCAAATTGGCTTATCTGCCAAAATTAGGACAAGTACGTTTGCGCTTGTCGGCCAAAGGCGATAACGAAACCGCATTAAACCAGGAGGTTGAGCTTTACGCCAAACAGATCATTTCCAAAGTAAATAAGTTTGTGGTAACGGATGAAGATATTCCATTGGAAAAAGCGATTCTAAACCTGATGAAAAGTAAAGGTTTGACCTTATCCACAGCAGAAAGCTGTACCGGTGGTTATATTGCACACTTAATTACACAGCATCCGGGTTCTTCTTCAGTTTATTGGGGCGGGGCAGTAGCTTATGCTTACGAACTTAAAGAATCTATCCTCGGTGTTAAAGAAAGTACATTAACTACTTTTGGTGCTGTAAGCGAACAAACCGTAACAGAAATGGCCGAAGGCGCAATTACACATTTTAAAACTGATTATGCTATTGCGGTTAGTGGCATTGCGGGTCCGGATGGTGGAACAGAAGACAAACCAGTTGGTACCGTATGGATTGCGATTTCTTCAAAACACAAAACTGTAGCTAAGGTGTTTAATTTCAGCAACAAACGCATTCAAAACATAGAACGTTCTGCGGCATCGGCTTTAGCCATGCTATTAAATCTCCTTAAAGAAACAGTTTAGAAAGAATAAAAACTGTATTTTTGTGGCGTTACCAATATAAAATACTGTAATTTAATATGGCTCAATACGAACTATTGTTACCAAAAATGGGTGAAAGTGTTGCGGAAGCAACGGTGATTAAATGGGTAAAACAACCAGGCGATTCTATTGATTTAGATGATACCATTCTGGAAATCGCTACTGATAAGGTAGATTCTGAAGTTCCTTCTCCGGTGGCCGGTAAATTGGTAAAACAGTTATTTGCGGCAGATGAAGTTGCCCAGGTGGGCGATGTAATTGCCATTATTGAAACTGAAGGTGGAGACAGCCCAACAGCCGAAACTCCCGTTGCAGAAAAACCAATAACTGAGGAAAAAACCGAAACTATTCCTGGAATTGCACAACTACCATCAGAAAATACTACCGTAGCAACTGATTTTAGCTCCTCCGAGCGCTTTTATTCTCCTCTGGTTAAAAGTATTGCTGCCCAGGAAAACATTTCCCTGGCTGAACTGGATGCAATTAAAGGCTCTGGTGCGGATGGACGTTTAAATAAAGATGATTTATTAGATTATATTGCCAGGAAAAATGGTGGCGATCCAATATTAACTCAAACCGTTACGATCACAGCACCTGTTCCGCCAGTAAGCCAAATCACTGAAAATAAAGCGACATCATCAGCGCCAGTTGTAAATAAAACATCAACAACCAGTGTTAGTGGCGGCGACGAAATTATTGAGATGGACAGAATGCGTAAACTGATTGCCGATCATATGGTAATGAGTAAAACCACTTCGCCACATGTAACTTCGTTTGTTGAAGCTGATGTAACCAACATGGTTTTATGGCGCAACAAAGTAAAAAACAGTTTTGAGAAACGTGAAAATGAAAAAATAACGTTTACCCCAATATTTGTAGAGGCAGTTGCCAAAGCGATAAAAGATTTCCCGATGATCAATGTATCAGTTAATGGTACGCAGATTATCAAAAAACGCGATATCAATATTGGTATGGCTGCCGCTTTACCAAGTGGAAACCTCATCGTTCCTGTAATTAGAAACGCCGATCAGTTAAATTTAGTTGGCTTAACAAAAGCAGTTAATGATTTAGCGACAAGGGCGAGAAACTCTAAATTAAAGCCTGACGAAACACAAGGCGGAACCTTTACGCTAACCAATGTAGGCAGTTTCGGCAATGTAATGGGTACGCCAATTATTAACCAACCTCAGGTTGCTATTTTGGCTGTTGGTGCCATTAAAAAGAAACCTGCCGTGCTGGAAACCGAACATGGTGATGTGATTGCGATCAGACACATGATGTT
This genomic interval carries:
- a CDS encoding competence/damage-inducible protein A, coding for MLAEIITIGDEILIGQIVDTNSAWMAKQLNLIGVSVKQITSVSDDEQHIIEALELAEKRADIILITGGLGPTKDDITKKTLAKYFNMGFRNDAGALEMVRQIFEKYNRPLLDINIQQADVPDGCEVIVNKNGTAPCMWFEQNDIIFVSMPGVPYEMMYLMDDEILPRIKSRFKLPFIVHKTILTANIGESFLAKEIEEIEDSLPAHIKLAYLPKLGQVRLRLSAKGDNETALNQEVELYAKQIISKVNKFVVTDEDIPLEKAILNLMKSKGLTLSTAESCTGGYIAHLITQHPGSSSVYWGGAVAYAYELKESILGVKESTLTTFGAVSEQTVTEMAEGAITHFKTDYAIAVSGIAGPDGGTEDKPVGTVWIAISSKHKTVAKVFNFSNKRIQNIERSAASALAMLLNLLKETV
- a CDS encoding N-acetylmuramoyl-L-alanine amidase, giving the protein MKIKLLITILFFSLLVAEKAPAQGYKIKTIVIDPGHGGRKPGASGSFSKEKDISLKVALKLGALLKEEMPDIKIIFTRKTDIDVDLYRRAEIANEANADLFISVHCNSMPPGNKHIKGVETLVAGSHRLKEQDAAIRENADIKLEKNYKSKYDGYDPSNPSSFILLSLLKNTFRDKSIKFAKLIQNSYISRDERLSRGVKEQGVLVLQRCGMPAVLTEVGFISNTEEEKYINSQNGQNEIANSILEAIKTYKKNIEVK
- a CDS encoding ABC transporter permease is translated as MKIKNETKVGILAAFAIALLIIGYNFLKGNSIFSSETTLYAKYTRVDGLSVSKPILINGYQIGRVAKLELQPDGSILATLSVNSKYEIPENSIARLEGTDLLGSKAIVMSLGNSKKMAEDGYTLNANVEKGLMEQVQPVQKKAELIIGKMDSILSSVNSILNPNFQKNVDKSFNSIAGTLASLETTSKKVDGLVGSESARIEAIFKNVEGITANLNNNNQKISDILTNINTVTDKFAAANFKQTLDNANNAIADLQSVISGIKDGKGSLGLLLNDDKMYQNLNNASKNLDELMIDLKANPKRYVHFSVFGGGNKKDK
- a CDS encoding diapophytoene dehydrogenase is translated as MAQYELLLPKMGESVAEATVIKWVKQPGDSIDLDDTILEIATDKVDSEVPSPVAGKLVKQLFAADEVAQVGDVIAIIETEGGDSPTAETPVAEKPITEEKTETIPGIAQLPSENTTVATDFSSSERFYSPLVKSIAAQENISLAELDAIKGSGADGRLNKDDLLDYIARKNGGDPILTQTVTITAPVPPVSQITENKATSSAPVVNKTSTTSVSGGDEIIEMDRMRKLIADHMVMSKTTSPHVTSFVEADVTNMVLWRNKVKNSFEKRENEKITFTPIFVEAVAKAIKDFPMINVSVNGTQIIKKRDINIGMAAALPSGNLIVPVIRNADQLNLVGLTKAVNDLATRARNSKLKPDETQGGTFTLTNVGSFGNVMGTPIINQPQVAILAVGAIKKKPAVLETEHGDVIAIRHMMFLSLSYDHRVVDGSLGGMFVRRVADYLEGWDLNREI
- a CDS encoding ribonuclease Z — encoded protein: MKFEVTILGSSSATPVFNRNPSAQLLNCNEKYYLIDCGEGTQQQLAKYNLKAARIDYIFISHLHGDHYFGLIGLLSSLHLNGRIKPMQIFGPKPLLEILEIQFKYSDTVLRYSIEFFPIEADQSTQIFENSDLTVKTIVLNHRIPTTGFIFQQKKRQRKLIKEKTDEVPMAYYTALKKGIDVTLPNGEILRSEDYTTEADAPRSYAYCSDTLFDESYFATIKDCDTLYHEATFMHDLLDRAKETHHTTALQAAEVAKINGAKKLLIGHFSSRYKTLQMLLEEAQSVFENTELAVEGRTFQL
- a CDS encoding N-acetylmuramoyl-L-alanine amidase; translation: MYLKSILTIIIYLVLSNSIDNQVFAQEYKIKTIVIDAGHGGKDGATHGVYSKEKDVALKTALNLGRALQDSLKDIKVIYTRESDVFIPLYERINIANNAKADLFISIHLNDMPVRVSRVVDYYKKVRGRKVPVYRTVTSKSTSTRGTETFVSGTGRLGEQDEVIKRENASMFLEENYQKNYEGFIANTPESDIMLSLMKQTNRERSLKFASMLQQEYVNAGRINRGVQEKSLAVLARAAMPAVLTEIGFVSNPDEEDYMNSPEGQSEIVNGIIKAIKNYKRIAETSF
- a CDS encoding phosphoribosylaminoimidazolesuccinocarboxamide synthase; translated protein: MKALKETHFNFPNQSNFYKGKVRDVYTIADQFMVMVVSDRISAFDVVLPEAIPFKGQVLNQIAAKFLAATQDIVPNWVLDILDPMVTIGRICEPFKVEMVIRGYLAGHAWREYSAGKRSVCGVSLPDGLKENDKLPQPIITPTTKASVGHDEDISKEDILAKGIVSITDYEKLEAYTYALYQRGTEIAAKSGLILVDTKYEFGSADGVIYLIDEIHTPDSSRYFYAEGYQDRQNADEPQKQLSKEFVRKWLIENGFQGKDGQVIPEMTPEIVNSISERYIELYEQIVGETFIKADADAISSRIEANVLKALETL
- a CDS encoding anti-anti-sigma factor, with amino-acid sequence MKFSVDKHDKYVTLKLEELKFTNDNAPGLKSEFYLLNAEGFKNIIVDLSHVTECSDAQDLSCLLVGDRLCKSAGGLFIVTGINDELASIIELSNIFQSVTFVNTIDEATDFIFMDELEKEFRGAK
- a CDS encoding phosphate starvation-inducible protein PhoH codes for the protein MNELKLTLDTVNPAHFWGPNNENYEMIKGAFAKLKLVARGSDVKVLGDEQELKTFEDKFNQLIAHLEKYSSLTNNDVESILGAKAAGVVKKDVEQPTGGGGEVIVFGTNGLLVKARTANQRKMVSSIAKNDILFAIGPAGTGKTYTAVALAVRALKNKEIKRIILTRPAVEAGENLGFLPGDLKEKIDPYLRPLYDALDDMIPAEKLKFYIENRTIEIAPLAFMRGRTLDNCFVILDEAQNATDMQLKMFLTRMGPTAKFIVTGDVTQIDLPKKQMSGLFNGLRILEDIKGIDIIYLSGEDVVRHKLVKDILKAYGDIQ